A region of the Salvelinus namaycush isolate Seneca chromosome 13, SaNama_1.0, whole genome shotgun sequence genome:
TGTTCTCCTGCTCAAGCTGGGAGTTCCTCTCAATCAGCTCCTTGATCTGCTCCTTCagaacctccacctcctccctcactGCGTACATCAGGTGGCTCTTCACCAGGTCCTaaagggacagagagatgaaCAAACAGAACAGAGACTTTAGTctattttttgtgtgttttttttacacaTGACAATTAAATATACCATATGAAAGAAGTCAAAGATAGTGTTGCATAGTcatttcacccctacctacaaattacctcgactaacctgtaccccccacacattgactcggtatcggtaccccctgtatatagcctcgttatagttattttattgtgttactttctatttttttttttttactttagttggtaaatattttcttaaactctttcttgaactgcactgttggttaaggacttgtaaggaagcatttcccagtaaggtctacacatgttgttttTAGCGCATGTGACACATCAAGTTTGATTTGAAATGACATACAAAACCATGTTAAGtttgtgttgtttttttaaaaTGACCATACATATACATTATACTCTTGATGCAATCATAATAATGTACGCATAGCATTACTACTGCTCTTTCTGTGGGAATCACTATTACTATGTAATACATGTTAATTATTGTAGCTAGCTTCTGTTTGTTTTAATATAAGAAGTGGGTCTGATCTTAAAACACATAACCTGTTTGAGCATATGGTTAGAATCAAGACAAAGATTCTGTAGATTCTGGGCCAAATATTCCCAGGGTCTAAAACTCCCCTTCCTCTAGGGCCAGGACGCAATGTCACCAAACAGACAAAATGGCCGGCCCACATACACGTTTTAGCCAATCAGAGCCTGAGATATTTATATCTTATATCTAGGCGTCAAATATTTTCTGTTTGCCTAGCAACAAAGGCAAGCACAGTATGGCGCGAGTGAGAACGTCCTTAGTGGGCAGGGATCCAGAGACAATAAAACATTAGAATACTGAGGAAATTAATATAAAATCCTGCACGCACGCTCATCTCGTTTTCCTTGTGTCAACGTGTCTATTCAAATAAATGGTAGCTTCAGGTAGAAATCGAAACAGTGTTTTACAGATGTGGATAGTACACATAACATAAATGTACATATGGCCCATGTACTACCATACTAATCTGGATACGACTTTGCGTGATGACAAACCTGGCTAACGTCTAGGCCCCCATAAATACACTTTGGCAAACTTAATATTACATTGACGTCAAGGCGCATAACACCATATGCTGCTACATTGTTGCCAGAGCATCAAGCTATTCTCGATCTATGTAACAGCGCCAAATTAAATGGGTTACAAAGTAACGTGCAAATCGAAAGTGAATCGAGGTTTTTCAAATCCAGTAGCGTTTAGAAAGACAATCAGCAAAAGGCTGTATGTTGCGTGACTTCCCAGTTGTCGCTGGTTACGTGGTTATGTAATCCATTCATGGCGCTAACTGAAGCAACCTTTTCTTTTAACTGATCATTCTCCGAATGTATTCTTCGAAATAAGTTATATTCGCATGTGATTTGTGTAGTATAGTTTGCAGATAAAGTGAGTTTTAGATTGCATAAACTTACCATAGCCTGTTCAATTTTGTTGTCTATGGCCACCACACTGGCTCCTGACGAACTGCAAGAATGAAAAGAAAATAAGTCTTAATACACTGCATCGGTAAGAATGAATGAAAGCAAGTACTGTCGATGTTGCAGGTCTAACACCAGTCATTTCAATACAATGAAATACAGTATAAATCTCCTTATACAGGTGACATCACTTCGACTGAAGACCAGTCTAGAGCCAAGTGTTCAGAGTGTATTGAATAGACCGCAGACCATATTCCTCTCAAATGCCACAAATAAGCCGTACATGTTCTATTACTGTCATCAATGTAAATCAACTAATGTTCTTTTACTGTCTTCAATGTAAATCAACTAAGGGGGTTAGCTACAGCATTTCCTGGGCCAGCAATAAGCAAAGCCATCCTAGTGATGCCCCATCACGACAAGTGCATTTTCTCTCACTGAGCCCAATCAAAATGGCAGCCTCAGCATTAACGTCATACAAAAGGCATTTGGCTATACTTTTATTTCAATAATCAAGTTCTCTATAATACATAGACTCAGTGTTGTATGATCAGTGTATAAAGCAGCGCTTCTTTCGGGAATACAGAAAGAATATTAGCTGCCAGCAATAGGCATCCTCCTTGCAGCACAATGTCATCGTAAAATATATTTACCTATTGTCGAGCCTGACAGGTGAACTATCCGAGCTCAGTAACGAAGATAAAAACGAGATAGAAAAATTCCTTAACTGGCAAACACCGAGATCCATCGCCACTGTTGTATAGTACGGACTATTCATGCTATATCACAGATATAAACCAAGCTTTAAGCAACGAAAAACTCCTCTCGACGATTATCGTGTATCACAAATCACATTCTCTAGTTCCGTGGTTCGGAGAGGCGTAAGCAGGCACTTTATGTCCCTTCAGAAAAGCCTCGTATCCCGGGAAACCTGAACATCTATCTACCGCTGCAGCACAAAGAATCTCCAAGGTCAGCTCATCTCCGCTCGGCTGAAAATCTGCAGCCCGGGGACATTTGCATAATGCATCTAAGAAAAACAGCGCTCCGATGCACCCGATTGGTGGAGGGATACTAATATTTGCATAATCTATGTAGGAAACGCCCATACCTGCGGCTCAGCTGATTTCATTTTCATAAATTATTTAGAGGATGCACCCTCTGCCGAAACTGGGAAAAACCGGATGAGATGGTGAGGAACACTACAGTACTTCAAAGACACAAAGAAGGGACATGTTTACTTGTCGAGAATCAGGCTACCAAGAATTGTCCGAATACCAGGAATTATACAGAGAAATGGACAATGAAAAATGATGTATTTGGTACATTTACAACTACCAAAACGACTAAACGCGATGAAAGTGTATATTATGAACAAAAACGAATCAATCATTCACACAGTAGAAAATAACCTTTCAAGATCATTGTAGATCCAAAAACAACTGAACATATCTGAATTGTATACAAGTTCTGCACGTCAACATACCGCCCCCTGGCGGTTACTATGAGCACAGCGGTTACTATGAGCACAGACCCACACAAGGATAACAACACTCCAGTCCACACAGGGTTTACTCAAACCATTTAAGAATACCCAATTACAACAAGTAAACAAATGCATTCAGAACTCTTCCAGCACGTTTTGTATATGTGCCAGGGACACAGGCCCCTCAAACCATAGATGAGTCAGACACTAACCAAATTCACTTGAAATGCTCCTTGCACCATGCCTCTATTTTAGATGGACGCATTTGCTCATTTTATTAGTGCTCCAGAAATTAGAAGAACTGTTGTGGGTCAGTCCCC
Encoded here:
- the LOC120058394 gene encoding TSC22 domain family protein 1-like, which translates into the protein MNSPYYTTVAMDLGVCQLRNFSISFLSSLLSSDSSPVRLDNSSSGASVVAIDNKIEQAMDLVKSHLMYAVREEVEVLKEQIKELIERNSQLEQENSLLKTLASPEQMAQFQAQTQTGSPPTSTQPPAQAPTLPPTQPSHNSGPSA